TATGGACCTGGTGGACCTTATGGAAATTTATGTGGTCGTGATGCAACTAGAGCATTAGGAACAATGGATCCACGAAATGTTAAAGATGATTATGATGATATTTCAGATTTAACTGAAACAGAAAAAGAAACAGCAAAAGATTGGTTAGATAAATTATCAATGAAATATCCAACTGTTGGAAGATTATTAACTAATGGAGAAAAACCAACTGATTATGGTGAagaaatttcaaaaatagaattttgagtaaataaaaaaattaattctttacccatttttttctttcattatttctataaatataatatcttataacgaataaaattgtttatagtATCGTTATTCCaatcttaaatatttaaaaacatatattttgtataaaattattaaaaatgaaaaggagagcaaaaataacaattaaacctaatttaaatatttcttcaatTCCTAgcaaaataatagaaaaagaatCTGAAGAAATAATTGAAGTAGAAGTTAAAGGtaagatatataataataataataataaatattatttcaaaatctgtaactttagaaaaaatagatgaaccaataaatattgaagaaCCAAAAATAGTAGATATTTCTACTGTTCCTGCAACTATTTGTACTGGAGTAACAAATGTATCagtaaaagattttaatttaGAACCATATTCTAGAGCACTTTCTGTTTCTCCTTCTATTGCACCTTCTATAACACCTTCTATTGGATCtcgtaaaaaaaaaaaattatttacaggTAAAGAAGAATTAGATCCTACTAAATTTACAATGATGGATTTAATATATTGGAATCCTAAACATGAAAAAGGAttagataaagaaaaatttaaattaccCAAATCTTCTACTCTTGCTCCAAGACCAAAAATGGTTAAAGTTGAGGATGATAATGTAGGACCACGTGTTAAAGTTGATGAAGATGGAAATTTAGTAATAGACCAAGAAAGTTTAATTGTTAAACAACAAgctgaaaataatatttgggAGACTGTTGATGAATCTACTTTACCACGGAAAATTACTTCATTaagttttagaaaaaataaagttattagAAAATCTCATGCATGGAGTCAAGAAGAGACTGATTTATTTTACCAAATAATTCAAGCAACTGGTCCTGATTTTACCTTAATGCATCAATTTTTTCCAACAAAGGCTAGAGCTGAATTAAAGGCTAAATATAATAGGGAAGAAAAGTATAATAGTGCTAAATTAACACAAGCACTTAATTCACCTGCTATGATGGATGATATATTTCTTGAGAAATGTTTAAAAACAGCAGAAGAACTtgaaagaattaaaaaagaagtacAGGAAGAAAGAGAGCGCAAAGCAAAAGAATTGGCAGAGGCTAAAGAGGCACGAAAAGAAGCTAAATTAgcaaaattaaaagaattagaaAATGATATTGTTGAAAATGATGTTCCTATTCGTAAAATTACTAAAAGTAATAGTgtatatttaagaaaaagaaaaattattgaagatTCTGATACATCTTTTGATTCAccatcataattttttttttatattattgtatatatagtaatttttaatagttattaaatatgttttttttttttaaatttaattttattagaaagacatttttaaaaaaatattattgattCATACTAAATCTTGAATGACAGAATCTACATGAATGAATATCAAAACTTGATATAGAATTAGCTGTAGATGATGTTCTACCTATTTCTCTATTACCATTTACCTCCACTTGATCTATATATCTTATCCAACGTATATCTGATGGTATATAAGGAATAACATgtttagatatatataaattttcaataatataagCTTTAGATGATTCTTTAGCTCTTTTTTGCATTAATGATGCATAAAATTCTGATACCATTACTACTTTACCACCAACTATTGCTAATGCTGATTTAGCATCTTGAATTTTTCTAccaaaataatgaattttaCGGATATATTGTACTCCTACTAAATCAATACACATTGTTGTTATTGCTAAACCAAcgataatataaattaatataattaaaatttgatcTTTTCCTTTTGGTAATAAATCTCCAAatcctaaaaataaatattttatattatatttttaacataccAACTGTTGTCATTgtaataaaactaaaataaaaactattaaaaaaactccAGTCTTCTAAATGTGACATAAGAACACCTCCAAGTGCTGTGTATAAAACAAGAATTGCTAAAACTAGAAGTGCTGGTATTTTTTGCTCTTCAACAACTTCCATATGACGATTAAGACCTCTAGATTGGCATTCATCACAAACATGTTCACCATCAATATGATGTGATTTATGTTTTGTTTTTCTAAAGataaaatgtttcatttttaaatattttccatAACTCCAAATAAGATGTtctgataaaaatttacccATATCAGCTATTGTTACAAGTGTCAATGGTATACCaagtattgaaaaaataatacaaaatattctACCATATTGTGATGTTGGTACTGGTGATCCATAACCAATTGTTGTAACAACAGTTACTGCAAAAAAAACAGCCGTTGAAAATGTCcatatttcaataatatgattatttttaatttcttcacttgtcataaaatatttttcaaatgcTATAAATAGATGATCACTTAAATTATGCATATGACTTTTTGCTATATTTCTCCATTCCTCACGACTagttatattttgtatagctaaattaattaattcacTAACAAATTGTTCTTGTcttatttcaattaattttaactaaaaatatttttatttataataaatatatataaatataaataaacaaactTGTTCTTTTTTTGTATCAAATTCATTTGGCCTTTcaatagtataaaataacaatgcTCCAAGTAAAGTATAAACAAATGAAACTAACACCAAGGCAACATGAGGTAATATAAGCTtagcatatttttttataacagaATATTCTTTATCTATTTCTTCTCTTTCATCATCAGATTCTTTACTTTGTGAATCAGATGTCGTATTCATTTCTCCATCATCCCATGAAACATGTGCTGTAGAACGTTGTTGAAATGTTGTAGCTAAAGAAGAAtgctataaataaaatgatatttatttaaaagtaataaaaaaaaattattttttttttaatataaaaaaatataataagatttttaaagCCTTTTGTTTAggtgaaataaatattagttaaatatttaaaaattttattcttccggaataaaatatagttataatgaaaaataaaatataatgaaaaatttgacATGTAATTGTGATtctaaatattaatgttaaggattaaatttttctcttactaaaataaaataaaatataaaataatccaaggttaatattttaactttctttaaaaaaaaaataatatctgtataaatattaaaaggagtgtcaatttaataataataataataaaataaattaaatctctgttttgatgaaaaattttctaataaagaTGAGTAATggattttatatataaagattgtcaaaatataaatatatttttcaactatatattcatttaaatgaagggaaaaaaaaattatcttatttcaaaaagtttttatgaaacatttataaacatACTTTTTTGTGCCTAAATGTAAATGGAATTTCTTTTACTTTATCACGAACTTCGTCATCTAATTCTTCATCTGCCATTTGTATAATTTCATCTTCATCATGAAATCTATCAACAACAACTCCAATTCCTGTTTTTGCATATTTATCTACCTTTATTGATGGTGTTCTTCCTAATAGATTAGGATTTCtaaattgtattatttcatttgatgaatttaaatcattattattatcacaTGTATTATgtgtaaataataatggtTCAATTGCTTCATCTTCATAACGTTGATTTCTAGGTGATTGAACAGATATGGCTAATGGATTACTAAATATTGTAGCATGACTAGGACTTCCataatttcttcttttatcACTTCCTTGATGTAATGCAGACCTACTTCTGAAGGATGAAAAACGACTAGCAAAATGTGACATAATATAATAGTatatagtaatataaaataagaagaaaaaaaaaaaagataaaagcACCTTTTAAGGATGGACCAAAATAAATTGTCTATAATATATTAGATTAActatgataattatttatttatttgtaccACCATTTAAACTTTCttatttctttctttttataaatgtaaagacattaatttatttctttaaaataaatttaggAATAATTTCTTTGATTTCGATTGCTAGtcctaaaaaatttttaaataatattaaaataaaaacaagatttaaattaaaaatttatatataaatcgTTCGcacattcttttttttttgataatatatatatatatacatgtaATAAACAAACAAATCCCAAAACTATTTAATGGAACATAGTATTAAATAGTTGATATTGTATTGTttctctttttaaaattacatatataaatttaaataaaagattatttcaAGTTTTCCAATACCCTAACCCAGGGGAATGATTTGATTCTTTTAGTAACTTATTTTCAGTAGGacctttttatataacaaaagtCAAGACTTACGGCTACtatatagtaaaatttttaaccaTCTATATATCTATCTAAATAAATTTCCATTTTTACactatatatattaacaaaatgtcattgtttgatatttttatttttaaatgataaactTTGTCTTCTCTTCtttctttatattaaacatgtgtattaaaatatatatataacacgGTTTCAATATTTAATGGTAACTCATTTAcataatataaagaaaagatagggaatttttataatatatcattctaacttttttaaatactttataatatctttttaaaaagatgCCGATTGAtaggaaaaataaatattcattaaataacTCACTATTGTATCATTAATCTCATTATAGATGTTATCTTTCAAAAagtagtttaaaaataatacaataaaaaaaaaaacaaatatatatatatgtatatatatatgcgtcaaattaatttgacatattttataaaagtgtGATAtgaaaatagaaattttaaattgtaacaaataattgaaaaaaaaaaatttttttttttttgtttaaaaaaaattatataaatgaaatattttttatttataaattatttatttttaatatgagAAGTTACCTAAAATTGaccaaataaaaatttgacacttttattatataaatttttatttaaacaaagttttctttatattaaaattaaatatattttatatatatttaatatttttacttttttttatcaatattaatcAATGGATTAAAAGTATTGAGAATTAAGAAGATTCTAGATATCATAAAtcattaatgaaaaaaaaaaataaaataaaataaaataagaaatacaTAATTCTACATGTATAGTCAagctataaaataaattaaaaaataaaaattaacaaagtACTTGAAGGAAAAGAAAATTAGttcataaaaatgttattaggaaaaaaaagttaataatccttaacaatagataaaaaaatatatattatgtatggatacaaaatatatcatataaCATCAATttgaaagaataaaaataaattgttattaaaagtgataatagtattattttgTGATTTAGGTATAagattatcaattttttaactttctcatgtatttaaattacatttattttaattaaaggaAACATCTCATATTTCAACTTTAAACCATTTggacaaattttttttctgattttaatgttttacaTGCACTTatagataatttaatttcaaaaaaaattttttttctcccattaattttctttttaccagataatttattttcaaaatataaaagataaaaaatcttGTAGTTATTAAAATCCATTAAAAATGTCATAGATATAACTAAATATctacttttattttacttttaaaatatttttatatattaatactaTTATATCAACTACTATTGTTATAGTATTTCCCTTATCTTAATGTTAACTATCTTAATAGTTTtatcttaaatatatatatatatatatatatatatatatttttttttttttggttagACTATAGAATCAAAACAATATTCTATCCTTTAATTTATTTCGATTTTAAATGCcatatttttctattgaataatataaaaataaaaagaataaaaatggCATAACTTTAAGTTAGCAAtggatatttatttatatccaATGATAGATAGTTGACATgaattattgttttatattttatttaactattataattttatattttagctTCATTTTTAACCAATGTCGTATAATGATAATCCTAAACCTAAAAATgatcattttttatcaataaataaagaaatattatttttacctaCATCAAATCATCCAAATGAAATAATTGTTTCCTGGAATTTTGAATCTCCAACAAATATGATTGATTGGATTGGATTATATAgaatagaagaaaaaaatccattatattatttatcttatcaacaaattaaatcaacaacttgttcattaataatttttcaactaAAATATGAAtcaatttttcaatattcaacaaattatacttttattttccggtgtgttttaaaattaaaaaaaaaattttttttatatattttttgatttatatatatatatatattccctgtagataaatatttataacttaaaaagtttaaattgtcaaaatttttaaaatttagatATAAGGTCTTTTTGAAGGATATAcaaatatgtttatttatatttctttaatttttaaatcttttttaagtattatatattttattatttatattctataataataattttaaataatgtaataatatttttttttaaatataataacaaaaaaataataatatatttttttttaggtatTATGATGGAATATCAGGATCTTTACGTGCAACATCACCACAATTTTGTATCTTTTCTCATGCACGGCTTGTTGTTCATggtatctttaaaattaacttaaTTAAGATTTTCTTTAGAATTAAGTATTAATGGACAACTGTCTTTAAAGAAACaacataatataaaaagttgtttcggaaaaatttattgtggAAATTTTTCCTATAGAACATTGACTATTGatagaataaataatgatgaaGAATTTGTATGGAAAAATTTAGTAAGTAgatgataattttatgttctttaaattatttattcagaaatttttattcccTGTAGATTGCTCTAAAGACTTAAcaattgaaattttaaaagaagaacatttgagaaaaaataaaattcttgGTGTTGCTACAATTCCTTTTTTAGATCTTATTAATTCTACAAGAAATAGgtttgttaatttattttattttctttaaactATTATTACAGAAACCTTGTCAATTACACTTGTCATTTAAGAAAACATATTATACAAGAGGAAGATACTAAAATCTATTCATTAAAAGAAACTTGTCAATCTTCAAATATAGCTTGCCTAACTTTAACTATACAAATTATTGTTGAGGATTTCAATAATAAACAGGAAAATTTGTTGTTATTatcatcaaataataataacaactTAACAAATCCATTAATGGAAAGTAAGTGGTATAAACTAAAAACAACTATTGTCTTGGTATCATGATTAATGAGGGgagattaaaaataactttctttatttttttttaaatcttattctttaaaagcaattatatttttacttatacACAAACTCATTTCCCATCTCTAGACTATTTCTTTTCCTAATTTTAAGCACATGTtaattcttattttaaaatactaaaGATAACATTATTATGTTTACCACATAATTCATCTTTATCAATTTCAAATCATAATCTcttaaacatttttcaatatctggtaaaaaagaataaaatagtggattttttttttttatcatatttctatcttaaagtattttaaattgtaacAAAATATGCCATAAAATGAATACTCTTGAGAGATAATCAAAgttgttttatataatattgtttaacaatttattttgtattgtcttttaaagatatatatatatatatatatatatatataaaattttttaagtaatttttattaaacgtTACATTATAACACTTTagaaatgataataaaaaaaaatatttttttgaaaaatagttaaagaaaacaattttattaatttaatttttaaatatatttattctttattttagcTATGAATAGTAACAAagataatgaaaaagaaaaaatattggttgtgagaaaaaatataacttctGATAGAAATGCTAATACTATTATGcctttaagaaaaaataatgatagtcaaattgattattataacaattccaacaaatttttacttaTGAGTAATTCTCAATCTTCAAGTATATCTTCTGGAGTTTCAAGTCTTTCTGAAACCTCTACTTCATCAAGTAAAAGTAGTATTgatattattacaaatttacCTAAtggtatatattatataatatatatatatatatatattttttaattttattattatataatttttttttaggtttTGAAGCAAGAATCGATAAAATTGgtagaattttttatattgatcatattaataaaacaacaaCATGGACATTACCAAATagttatgaaaaaaaatcatttattgatataaataatagaaaacTTTATGGTAATGAATTATTCATGTGTAACAGAAGAACAACTGTAAATTCTTCATCTACAAATATTCAACCAgctttaacatttttacaaCGTTCTGACTTTCTTAATATTCTTCAAACAAATTCTATTGCTCTTGAAACATATAATTCAAGTTCATACTTAAAACATATGATAACAAGAATACGAAAAAAAGACAATGAAGATGGTAAAAGTGATacatattattatgaaaaattttctaaaaataaagaattaattaattttattaatttatttgctGATAAAACTCAACCTTTACCAGCTGACTggataacaataaatattccAACAACATTTTATGTTAATCATAAAACTAAACAAACAACTGCTATAGATCCAAGATTACcaattgaaattaaaaaacgtCCCAGAAGTGAagaacataaaaaaaataataaagttgatacatcattaacaaaaatatatgaaaatattgatgaaataaaaaaacttgtAAAAGAACATTATCCTCAATTATCTGATAGAAtgtgtaaaaaattaaatttaatatctaAAGTTGGTGAAACAGCTTTATTAAGATTTGCTAATGATTTAGATATTATAACAGCTATAAGTTtatatgaagaaaaaaaaaatgaaaaagaatataatcaatatgataaaatagaATCAGATATAAATTCagattttaaagaaaaagttaattatttttattcatcaCTTTCAAGAAATGGTTATGGTACAGGACCaactaaaattaaattattattaagaagattttttttagttgaagattcttttactaaaatattatctattGATAATAATCAATTAAGAAAAtcacaattaaatataatttttgaagatGAAGATGGTTTAGATTATGGTGGACCAAGTagagaattattttttttattatcaaaagatttatttaatcCATATTATGGATTATTTGAATATAGTAATCCTAATGTTTATACTGTTactatttctaaaaatagtaaaaaagttaaaaattatttaaaatggtTTGAATTATGTGGACGAGTTTTAGGTTTAGCTTTAATACATAGATGTCTTATTGATACATTCTTTCCAAAaccattttataaattattacttaATACAGGTTATGTAATTGaagatttaaaagatatgGATATAGAATATTATAATAGCTTAAAATGGATATCTGAAAATGATATTAGTGATATAGAATTTACATTTACTGCAACTACaacaataaatgaaaaaaatattgatattgaTTTATTACCTGATGGAAATAATTTACCTGTTACtgaatataataaagatcaatatataaatttattattaaaacatagAATAGAAAGAAATATTGAAGAACAAATTAAAGCATTAAAAAGAGGATTATATGATATAATAGATTCTAATTATTTACGAATATTTTCTCCATCACAATTATCACTTCTTTTATCAGGAAGTATGGATATTGATCTTGAAGATTGGAGAGAAAATACAGAATATAAAGGTGGATATTTTGATTCACATGTAGTTATAAATTGGTTCTGGAATgttgtatataatttaactaatgctgaaagattaaaattacttaaatTTGTAACTGGCACTAGTAGTATACCTTTTGAAGGTTTTAAAGGTCTTCGTGGTTCAAATGGaggattaaaaaaatttactattgAAAAATGGGGAGAATCAAATAGTTTACCAAGAGCACATACATGTTTTAATAGACTTGATTTACCTCTTTATAAAGATCAACAAATAATTAAGAATAAGTTATTAACTGCTATCAATGAGAGTGATTCATATGCTATAgaataatcaaaatattactttttttgaatatttaataaaatattatatttttttttttgtaaatatgaTTACCTCAATaggtttaaatttttttttaaatctttttttctaatatataaaaattttaattatataaatgcaAGTATCAGaaaatgtttcttttttttttacataaatttttttttaattataaaattttttatataacatattttaaaaattattgaaaactatctaaaaaatttttttattattaattatattaataacatttatttacttgtttgtatctaaataaattattctgctgtatataatttatttaattaattaatttcattttaaaagaaaccattaatttataataaacaataatataataaaatttaaatgttatttttatatataattatttgaaatttatttattaaaatcgttgtttatcaaaatattttatttaaaacaatatttttatttaaaaaaaaatttaaaacatattcagttttattaataattaaagtaattaaattaagtatttggttttttaattactttaaaaatttttttttacataattaattattataactataaattatataattacaccaattatatttatcataaaattaaatgtactATTTTAATCTAAGAAAAAAAaccatataaaaataattattttttagtaaataataaaatatatataattattaattaaagatTAAGTTTAATACTATACACATTTTcttatatgaaaattattattataaatttaaaaaagttatattcaACTTATTTTTGAAGCAGAATGCTAAATATATGTCAAATTATTCAGTTGTCTTATACAGTACCactaacaattttttattactattttacaatattattaagttataaaataataataaaaaaagattcatATTTTAGTAATGGATTTTATCCattattattagtaaaatCGTATGctgatataattaatataacgGATTCTTTTATAACAATTCGTTTTCCTAGATGGGATATTGAATCagatttttttcttaaaattacatattttCCAGCTATATTTTATATGGAAACATGTATTACATATAATACAATGTTATTTTGTTCagttttaatatcattaaatagaTTTATTGCTGTAAAATATCCAatgaattataaattttggtTTTCAGCCagaatgttaaaattttatttcattatcatATTAATTATTGGAATTTCTATTGGAATTGTTGTTATTTCTTATGAACCTTATTATCAATGgcttgaagaaaaaaaaggttATTTTGTTggctttaaaaataaaaatgttggTATTTTTACTGTTTGTTACACTTTAGCTTTATATTTACCATGTGCTATATTAactgttttattaaatgttatggcagcatttgaattaaaaaaatatagaaaaaaattatcaattgatatgaaaaaagagcttcatttatttttttatagtataataaatttaattgctcttttaattttctttttatactttttatttagagcattacatataattttttatattcctATACTTCATAAAATTGCTATTTTATATGTTCAATGGATTATTGACATACAAACTTTTGGACTTTTTTATTCATCACTTATAATAtggtaaataaatatatatattttttttaatttaaattattttattacagtAAACCTTTAAGAGATAtggtattatttaaaaaaattgatagtAATCTaagtcaaaaaaaaactattgcATCAAAAGTAAATGTTGtatcaaattatataaaatgaattttttattataaaattatatcactATTAcagttttttaaataaattaatttttattatataagatggttttattattattaatataaatattatttactgaatattaagtataatttaattacctaaacttatgaaaaatttataaaagtgttttattttttttatttcaaatacaaaacaataaaaaatgcatattaatatgttatttaattaatatttaattttattgtaaatgtaataataaaaatatatttattaatctgaaaatatttttaaatattaacctattttttactttatatttaaataattttaaattttccaAAGTGAAAGaaactatatattttttttaatatttaatttttttattaattacttACAAacgtttatttaaataaatcattcTTTCTAAcattaatgtatttttttttactaataaattatataagactttaaaaaaaatattttattcagTTGTCAAAAACCAGACATATTGtgaatttataatttttataggtACATAATTAATCTgtttattgaaatattaaatattattatatttaaaaaaaaaagaaaagttattgttaaaaatgtaaaagtatattaattgtattgtacatttttttatatcaaaaaataatcaaaagaATGATATCAAAATGATGCCAAAACAAagcaataaatttttttattaactttactttttatttattgatagagtaaattataatagatacttttaaatttcttaaaaaatatcaaacaaatttttatcgTTGAAAGAATAAGTTgattatatgtataaaataatttgaacGTTTTGATAGAACagataaacatttttttaactcaaaaaaaaaattattatccaATATTTTAACACATTTTCTttcacatttttatttagttctttattataatatttcattttaaatttttttagctATTACTAAACATCTAATTAATttagtatatataataaatatgctTGATTATTGTCATAAAATCaaacataatttataatttcaaaataataatttaatttttttttaattatttcattgttatttttactcaaattttattaaaaagttttataaacatttattttatttaatttactaATTTACGATAAAACaaacataaattaaaaaaaaaagttttaattatcCTAACAGGAGtgatataaatgttttgttGGAGAAACGACATTCTAgtttagaattttttataaaagttacttttttatataaaagttaataaaaaaaatatgggAGTATCTTGGtaagttataataaaataatattaaaagtattattgtAGGGTTTTTTTGTCAAATCAAACAGTACCCGAAATAAAAGATTCTCTTGAAGCAGAGGGAGCATTTGAAATTGGAACATATAATGTTGAATTACATCAAATTGTACCCaatgaaaaattaagatCATCAGAAAAAAATGGAATGAATAATGTTTATGTGGTTCATCATGATGAATATCCTGGA
This Strongyloides ratti genome assembly S_ratti_ED321, chromosome : 2 DNA region includes the following protein-coding sequences:
- a CDS encoding Transcription factor TFIIIB component B'' homolog — encoded protein: MKRRAKITIKPNLNISSIPSKIIEKESEEIIEVEVKEKIDEPINIEEPKIVDISTVPATICTGVTNVSVKDFNLEPYSRALSVSPSIAPSITPSIGSRKKKKLFTGKEELDPTKFTMMDLIYWNPKHEKGLDKEKFKLPKSSTLAPRPKMVKVEDDNVGPRVKVDEDGNLVIDQESLIVKQQAENNIWETVDESTLPRKITSLSFRKNKVIRKSHAWSQEETDLFYQIIQATGPDFTLMHQFFPTKARAELKAKYNREEKYNSAKLTQALNSPAMMDDIFLEKCLKTAEELERIKKEVQEERERKAKELAEAKEARKEAKLAKLKELENDIVENDVPIRKITKSNSVYLRKRKIIEDSDTSFDSPS
- a CDS encoding Cytochrome b5-like heme/steroid binding domain-containing protein, whose amino-acid sequence is MFIKKDNPKVEYVIPPLKKQDLTLEELKKYNGKDDEHICFAILGKILDVSRAPNFYGPGGPYGNLCGRDATRALGTMDPRNVKDDYDDISDLTETEKETAKDWLDKLSMKYPTVGRLLTNGEKPTDYGEEISKIEF
- a CDS encoding Potassium channel subfamily K member 18 gives rise to the protein MSHFASRFSSFRSRSALHQGSDKRRNYGSPSHATIFSNPLAISVQSPRNQRYEDEAIEPLLFTHNTCDNNNDLNSSNEIIQFRNPNLLGRTPSIKVDKYAKTGIGVVVDRFHDEDEIIQMADEELDDEVRDKVKEIPFTFRHKKHSSLATTFQQRSTAHVSWDDGEMNTTSDSQSKESDDEREEIDKEYSVIKKYAKLILPHVALVLVSFVYTLLGALLFYTIERPNEFDTKKEQLKLIEIRQEQFVSELINLAIQNITSREEWRNIAKSHMHNLSDHLFIAFEKYFMTSEEIKNNHIIEIWTFSTAVFFAVTVVTTIGYGSPVPTSQYGRIFCIIFSILGIPLTLVTIADMGKFLSEHLIWSYGKYLKMKHFIFRKTKHKSHHIDGEHVCDECQSRGLNRHMEVVEEQKIPALLVLAILVLYTALGGVLMSHLEDWSFFNSFYFSFITMTTVGFGDLLPKGKDQILIILIYIIVGLAITTMCIDLVGVQYIRKIHYFGRKIQDAKSALAIVGGKVVMVSEFYASLMQKRAKESSKAYIIENLYISKHVIPYIPSDIRWIRYIDQVEVNGNREIGRTSSTANSISSFDIHSCRFCHSRFSMNQ